A genome region from Frankineae bacterium MT45 includes the following:
- a CDS encoding TadE-like protein: protein MALARSAHGMQQPSASGGGAGLLLSRGRRNEETNDRSCSFESCSAQLVGSHRRGTMQPTSEPDVQEINHRQPSAEAFRRRSRLPGSSTLGTIQRPLQPTLDNRPVLRSFRLWIGRVLTMRPFRLCKELAGRVAQRCRDSGERRHRDGGMVTAELAVALPVMVLLLCVGLGCLTLAQDDVRVQDAAREAARAAARSDSAGAAAAVRSLGSGAELQLSRTGATVSARVTLTSRPLSKVLPAIELAATAVAAEEDPTTGADRLSGGVGEGP, encoded by the coding sequence ATGGCTCTCGCTCGTAGTGCCCATGGCATGCAACAACCCAGCGCCTCGGGGGGTGGCGCTGGGTTGCTGCTGTCTCGGGGGCGGCGCAACGAAGAAACGAATGATCGATCGTGTTCCTTCGAGTCTTGCTCGGCCCAGTTGGTTGGGTCGCATCGCCGGGGAACTATGCAACCAACCAGTGAGCCTGACGTCCAAGAAATCAATCACCGCCAACCGTCTGCCGAAGCATTCCGTCGTCGGTCCAGATTGCCTGGCTCCTCGACCCTAGGCACGATCCAAAGGCCTCTGCAACCAACTTTGGACAATCGACCAGTATTGAGGTCATTCCGCCTATGGATCGGCCGCGTACTGACAATGCGGCCATTTCGTCTGTGTAAAGAATTGGCCGGAAGAGTCGCTCAGCGGTGCCGAGATTCCGGGGAACGACGCCATCGTGATGGCGGCATGGTGACCGCCGAGCTTGCGGTCGCGCTGCCGGTGATGGTGCTTCTTTTATGCGTTGGTCTCGGATGCCTGACGTTGGCCCAGGACGACGTTCGGGTGCAGGACGCGGCGCGCGAAGCGGCCCGGGCGGCAGCGCGCAGCGACTCAGCGGGGGCCGCGGCGGCCGTTCGATCGCTCGGTTCAGGCGCAGAGCTGCAACTGAGCCGGACGGGCGCGACCGTCTCGGCTCGGGTCACCCTGACCTCTCGGCCGCTGTCGAAAGTGCTGCCCGCCATCGAGCTCGCCGCCACGGCGGTAGCGGCCGAAGAGGACCCAACGACCGGTGCGGACCGCCTCAGCGGTGGAGTCGGTGAGGGACCGTGA
- a CDS encoding allophanate hydrolase, translating to MTLLRSDQPLSPAEALAAARQLEQPAFISLASDEQLAGFEAAASAGGALAGIPFAVKDNIDVLGLPTTAACPALGTPATASAFVVERLLGAGAVPIGKTNLDQFATGLVGTRTPYGACHSVDSVEHISGGSSSGSAIAVALGVVPLALGTDTAGSGRVPAAFNGLVGMKPSRGLVSATGLLPASPSLDCISTFTRTVAEARAAFDVIACVDAQDPRSRALPPVPPPGIAKRMQVIGVASGALDLGDEYAAGWSSAVQEVGRRAEVVPIDVTALLETARLLYNGPFVAERLSAFGEYLEPDGEHLDPVVRRIVLAARSLSAADVFDGLQRLTELSQVALAAFVGVDAVMLPVAPFHPTLAEVAADPVGVNSRLGTYTNMVNLLDLCAIALPGGRTESGLPFGYQLLAPTFADRPLLDLAARLNGEPSGPDAGSAVSGPDSTLLAVCGAHLSGQPLNRVLVELGGRLHSRTRTAPGYRMYRLPGRLPRPGLVRTGDGPADGIELELWELPYQGLGMLLPSVDPPLSLGTVVLRDGSSVVGFVANPADLTAADDISHNGGWRSYLERGDTAR from the coding sequence GTGACGCTGCTGCGCTCGGACCAGCCGCTCTCACCGGCTGAGGCGCTGGCCGCAGCGCGGCAGCTCGAGCAGCCGGCCTTCATCAGCCTCGCCTCGGATGAGCAGCTGGCCGGCTTCGAAGCGGCGGCCTCGGCAGGTGGTGCACTCGCCGGAATTCCCTTTGCCGTAAAGGACAATATTGATGTTCTGGGTTTGCCGACCACCGCGGCCTGCCCGGCACTCGGTACACCGGCCACCGCCTCGGCCTTCGTGGTGGAGCGGCTCCTAGGTGCTGGGGCGGTGCCGATCGGCAAGACCAATCTGGATCAATTCGCGACTGGGCTGGTCGGCACCCGGACGCCCTACGGGGCCTGCCACAGCGTCGACTCGGTCGAGCACATCAGTGGCGGCAGTAGCTCGGGCAGTGCGATCGCGGTCGCCCTCGGAGTGGTGCCGCTGGCGCTGGGGACGGACACCGCCGGCAGCGGTCGGGTGCCGGCGGCCTTCAACGGCCTGGTCGGGATGAAGCCGAGTCGCGGCCTGGTCAGCGCCACCGGGCTGCTCCCCGCGTCTCCCTCGCTGGACTGCATCTCGACCTTCACCCGGACGGTGGCCGAGGCCCGAGCCGCCTTCGACGTGATCGCCTGCGTCGACGCGCAGGATCCCCGGTCGCGCGCGTTGCCCCCGGTGCCGCCGCCGGGAATCGCCAAGCGGATGCAGGTGATCGGCGTCGCCAGCGGTGCGCTGGACCTCGGCGACGAGTACGCCGCCGGCTGGTCTTCGGCGGTGCAGGAGGTGGGTCGCCGGGCCGAGGTGGTGCCGATCGATGTCACCGCGCTGCTGGAGACGGCCCGACTGCTGTACAACGGCCCATTCGTGGCGGAGCGTCTCAGCGCCTTCGGTGAGTACCTCGAACCAGACGGCGAACACCTGGATCCGGTGGTGCGACGGATTGTGCTGGCCGCGCGCAGCCTCAGTGCGGCCGATGTCTTCGACGGGCTGCAGCGCCTGACCGAACTCTCCCAAGTGGCGCTGGCCGCGTTCGTCGGAGTCGATGCGGTGATGCTCCCGGTCGCCCCGTTTCATCCCACTCTGGCCGAGGTGGCGGCGGATCCGGTTGGGGTCAATTCCCGCCTCGGAACCTATACGAACATGGTCAATCTGCTGGATCTCTGCGCGATCGCGCTCCCCGGGGGGCGGACCGAGAGCGGCCTGCCGTTCGGGTACCAGTTGCTGGCCCCGACCTTCGCCGACCGCCCACTGCTGGACCTCGCCGCGCGGCTCAACGGCGAGCCGTCCGGACCTGACGCTGGCAGCGCGGTTTCGGGCCCCGACTCGACGCTGCTGGCCGTCTGTGGGGCGCATCTGAGCGGGCAGCCGCTGAATCGGGTGCTGGTTGAACTCGGTGGACGCCTCCATTCGCGGACCAGAACCGCGCCGGGGTATCGGATGTACCGATTGCCCGGGCGGCTGCCCCGTCCGGGACTGGTGCGCACCGGTGATGGGCCGGCGGACGGAATCGAGTTGGAGCTATGGGAGCTGCCCTATCAGGGGCTCGGCATGCTTCTGCCCTCGGTGGATCCGCCGCTGTCGCTCGGCACCGTGGTCTTGCGGGACGGGAGCAGTGTGGTCGGCTTCGTGGCCAACCCAGCTGACCTGACGGCGGCGGACGACATCTCGCACAATGGGGGTTGGCGTTCGTACCTCGAACGTGGTGACACTGCTCGCTAG
- a CDS encoding Nicotinamidase-related amidase — protein sequence MSNETLTVDAEPAAFTFDPATTALVIIDMQRDFVEPGGFGETLGNDVSVLQAVIPPLQQVLARAREIGMTVIHTREGHVPDLSDCPPAKLSRGKPSMRIGDPGPKGRILIRGEYGHDIVDELKPLPDELIIDKPGKGSFYATGLQDYLVSNGISSLIVTGVTTEVCVHTTVREANDRGYECLILSDCVGSYFADFQQVGLAMFSAQGGIFGWVAPSSTLLDTLDALDDSDVADLPAAVNS from the coding sequence ATGAGTAATGAAACATTGACTGTTGACGCCGAACCGGCCGCCTTCACCTTCGACCCGGCGACCACCGCGCTCGTCATCATCGACATGCAGCGTGACTTCGTCGAGCCGGGCGGCTTCGGTGAGACGCTGGGCAATGACGTCTCCGTCCTGCAGGCCGTGATCCCGCCGCTGCAGCAGGTGCTGGCCCGGGCCCGCGAGATCGGCATGACCGTCATCCACACCCGCGAGGGGCATGTCCCGGACCTCTCCGACTGTCCGCCGGCCAAGCTGTCCCGGGGCAAACCCTCCATGCGCATCGGCGATCCCGGGCCGAAGGGGCGCATTCTGATCCGCGGCGAATACGGCCACGACATCGTCGACGAGCTCAAGCCGCTGCCGGACGAACTCATCATCGACAAGCCGGGAAAGGGCTCCTTCTACGCCACCGGGCTGCAGGACTACCTGGTCTCCAACGGGATTTCGAGCCTGATCGTCACCGGGGTCACCACCGAGGTCTGCGTCCACACGACCGTGCGCGAGGCGAATGACCGGGGCTATGAGTGCCTGATCCTCTCCGACTGCGTCGGCTCCTACTTCGCCGACTTCCAGCAGGTCGGGCTGGCGATGTTCAGCGCGCAGGGCGGGATCTTCGGCTGGGTTGCCCCGTCGTCCACGCTGCTCGACACGCTTGACGCCCTCGACGACTCGGACGTGGCCGACCTTCCTGCCGCCGTCAACTCCTAG
- a CDS encoding transcriptional regulator, GntR family yields the protein MASPTDVQPDGELASQSLVELALSQLRAEILSGALEPGERLVEEQLTRRFGISRAPVREALRLLAEQGLVDHLPRRGVRVTTLSERDFDELFAVRDALEQFAIGELIRRSKGRPDVSPLAAELEQLSIAAQTGDRLAASQAHRAFHLALVALAGSRQLTLTYEPVILKLQLYMAANLRREADERSPSDGEARHRRLLEVIEKGDPELARLELAHHGARSFFH from the coding sequence ATGGCCTCCCCAACGGACGTGCAGCCCGACGGTGAACTCGCATCGCAGAGTCTCGTCGAGTTGGCGCTCTCCCAGCTGCGTGCGGAGATCCTCAGCGGAGCGCTGGAGCCGGGGGAACGGCTGGTCGAGGAGCAGCTCACCCGCCGCTTCGGCATCAGCCGGGCACCGGTGCGTGAGGCGCTGCGGCTACTGGCCGAACAGGGCCTGGTCGATCACCTGCCGCGCCGCGGAGTGCGGGTCACCACGCTCTCCGAACGTGACTTCGACGAGCTCTTCGCCGTGCGGGACGCGCTGGAGCAGTTCGCGATCGGCGAGCTCATCCGCCGGTCGAAGGGGCGCCCGGACGTCTCCCCGCTGGCCGCCGAGCTGGAGCAGCTGTCGATCGCCGCGCAGACCGGCGACCGGCTGGCCGCGAGCCAGGCCCATCGGGCGTTCCACCTGGCACTGGTGGCGCTGGCCGGCAGCCGGCAACTCACCCTCACCTACGAGCCGGTGATCTTGAAACTTCAGCTGTACATGGCGGCGAACCTGCGGCGCGAGGCGGACGAGCGCTCCCCGTCGGATGGCGAGGCGCGTCACCGTCGCCTCCTCGAGGTGATCGAGAAGGGTGACCCAGAGCTGGCTCGCCTCGAACTCGCTCATCACGGCGCCCGCTCGTTCTTCCACTGA
- a CDS encoding Predicted dithiol-disulfide isomerase, DsbA family, with translation MKVEIWSDIACPWCYVGKRRFEEALTSFDDGGEPVVIEWKSFELDPGTVSASPGGDADYADRLARKFGASRAQALKMLDSMTATAAEVGLDFHFEKAVAANTFDAHQLVHLGRDRGLQQEVKDRLLRAHFSEGEAVGDREALIRLGVEAGLDADEARSALTDQRYAAAVRADEAEAAELGVSGVPFFVIDRRYGISGAQPAGVFLDALNRAQADSRQLTMVSSGSASGGSASGGSASGTLADETGEACGPDGCAV, from the coding sequence ATGAAGGTCGAGATCTGGTCGGACATCGCCTGCCCCTGGTGCTACGTCGGTAAGCGGCGTTTCGAAGAGGCCCTGACCAGCTTCGACGACGGCGGTGAGCCGGTCGTCATCGAGTGGAAGAGCTTCGAACTCGACCCGGGCACGGTGTCGGCCAGTCCCGGCGGCGACGCCGACTACGCCGACCGGCTGGCCCGAAAGTTCGGCGCGTCCCGAGCCCAGGCTCTGAAGATGCTGGATTCGATGACGGCGACGGCCGCGGAGGTCGGGCTGGACTTCCACTTCGAGAAGGCCGTCGCCGCCAACACCTTCGACGCCCACCAACTCGTCCATCTCGGACGCGACCGAGGCCTGCAGCAGGAGGTCAAGGACCGGCTGCTCCGCGCGCATTTCAGCGAAGGTGAGGCGGTCGGCGACCGGGAGGCGCTCATCCGGCTGGGCGTGGAGGCCGGCCTGGACGCCGACGAGGCACGCAGCGCGCTGACCGATCAGCGATACGCCGCCGCCGTTCGCGCCGATGAGGCCGAGGCCGCCGAACTCGGCGTCAGCGGCGTCCCGTTCTTCGTGATCGACCGCCGGTACGGCATCTCCGGCGCTCAGCCGGCGGGCGTCTTCCTCGACGCCCTCAACCGGGCTCAGGCCGACAGCCGTCAGCTGACGATGGTCTCCAGCGGCTCGGCGTCCGGTGGTTCAGCCTCCGGCGGTTCGGCATCCGGGACTTTGGCTGACGAGACCGGCGAGGCCTGCGGTCCGGACGGCTGCGCGGTCTAA
- a CDS encoding helicase/secretion neighborhood TadE-like protein encodes MRLPLTRTSTGGDAAGAGQSEYGSDSGSAVVWVIAFSALLLLVAVGVGVRTTAVLARHRAESAADLAALAAATRIGVSTDECATARTIGAANGAQVSACQLNLAPDGRSGSVRVEVQLRVVLGLGVGPQLVTASARAARLAASGG; translated from the coding sequence GTGAGGCTGCCCCTGACGCGGACGTCAACGGGCGGCGACGCTGCGGGCGCCGGCCAGAGCGAGTATGGGAGCGACAGCGGGTCAGCGGTGGTCTGGGTGATCGCCTTCTCTGCCCTCCTCCTACTGGTTGCGGTGGGCGTCGGCGTACGCACGACGGCCGTCCTGGCCCGTCATCGAGCCGAGTCGGCGGCCGACCTGGCTGCGCTCGCAGCGGCGACCAGAATCGGAGTCAGCACAGATGAATGTGCGACGGCCCGCACGATCGGTGCGGCCAACGGCGCTCAAGTGAGCGCATGTCAGTTGAACCTCGCGCCGGACGGGCGTAGCGGAAGCGTGCGAGTTGAGGTGCAACTTCGGGTCGTGCTCGGCCTGGGGGTAGGCCCGCAACTGGTCACCGCATCGGCTCGGGCTGCGCGATTGGCGGCCAGCGGTGGCTAG
- a CDS encoding putative MFS transporter, AGZA family, xanthine/uracil permease, with protein sequence MTTTASKPETAQPERLKLPWWSAGETNAFFGLGFNILVNVLVLSGLCIGVINISSSKVYGTILPALGIELLVGNVYYTYLARRLARKENRDTVTAMPYGPSVPHMFIVTFLIMLPVFLKTKDPLKAWETGLAWAFIIGVIVIMGAFVGPYVRKYTPRAAMLGTLAGISLTFISMRPAAQMWNTAWVALPVLVIILVGFFSNIKLPFGIPVGLAALLVGTAIGWAGGIMSVPDVTAAAKDIAVGLPTFQFHMLGQGLSSIGPLLATAIPLGIYNFTEGMTNVESAAAAGDKYNLRSVLLADGIGAIVGSALGSPFPPAVYIGHPGWKSAGGRTMYSLASGVVVALLCFLGLFGLIGALLPVPAIVPILLYIGLLIGAQAFKASPQAHYVAVVIAIIPNIASWAQGLIDNALGAAGTSAAKVGETALEQNSVIYHGLLILGSGAVLCGMVLGAIVAFIIDRNFIAATIYCLVAAGLSCVGIINAETVKWNASPGVTLGYIFAAVVCAAFALTRPTRREKEADELLMDAEEGIAG encoded by the coding sequence ATGACCACTACCGCGAGCAAGCCGGAGACCGCCCAACCCGAACGCCTGAAACTTCCGTGGTGGTCAGCCGGTGAGACGAATGCCTTCTTCGGGCTGGGATTCAACATCCTGGTCAACGTGCTGGTGCTGAGCGGACTCTGCATCGGCGTCATCAACATCTCCTCCAGCAAGGTCTACGGCACGATCCTGCCGGCGCTCGGAATCGAGTTGCTCGTCGGCAACGTGTACTACACGTACCTGGCTCGCCGCCTGGCCCGTAAGGAGAATCGCGACACCGTCACCGCGATGCCCTATGGACCGAGCGTGCCGCACATGTTCATCGTGACGTTTCTGATCATGCTGCCCGTCTTCCTCAAGACGAAGGATCCGCTGAAAGCTTGGGAGACCGGCCTGGCTTGGGCCTTCATCATCGGCGTGATCGTCATCATGGGTGCCTTCGTCGGGCCCTACGTGCGCAAGTACACGCCGCGGGCGGCGATGCTCGGAACGCTCGCCGGCATCTCGCTCACCTTCATCTCGATGCGACCGGCGGCGCAGATGTGGAACACCGCCTGGGTCGCGCTGCCGGTGCTGGTGATCATCCTGGTCGGCTTCTTCAGCAACATCAAACTTCCCTTCGGCATCCCAGTCGGGCTCGCCGCTCTGCTGGTCGGCACCGCGATCGGATGGGCCGGCGGGATCATGTCGGTGCCCGACGTCACGGCCGCGGCGAAGGACATCGCCGTCGGTCTGCCGACCTTCCAGTTCCATATGCTCGGGCAGGGTCTGAGCAGCATCGGCCCACTGCTGGCCACCGCCATCCCGCTCGGCATCTACAACTTCACCGAGGGCATGACCAACGTCGAGAGTGCCGCCGCGGCCGGTGACAAGTACAACCTGCGCAGCGTGCTGCTGGCCGACGGTATCGGGGCCATCGTCGGCTCCGCGCTCGGATCGCCTTTCCCGCCGGCCGTCTACATCGGGCACCCGGGTTGGAAGAGCGCCGGTGGTCGCACGATGTACTCGCTAGCCAGTGGTGTCGTGGTTGCCCTCCTCTGTTTCCTCGGGCTCTTCGGTCTCATCGGGGCGTTGTTGCCAGTGCCCGCGATCGTGCCGATCCTGCTCTACATCGGCCTGCTGATCGGAGCTCAGGCGTTCAAGGCGTCGCCGCAGGCTCACTACGTCGCGGTGGTCATCGCCATCATCCCGAATATCGCCTCTTGGGCCCAGGGACTCATCGACAACGCATTGGGGGCGGCCGGAACCTCGGCGGCGAAGGTCGGTGAGACCGCCTTGGAGCAGAACAGCGTCATCTATCACGGGTTGCTGATCCTGGGTAGCGGCGCCGTGCTCTGCGGCATGGTGTTGGGGGCGATCGTGGCCTTCATCATCGACCGCAACTTCATAGCCGCAACCATCTACTGCCTCGTTGCGGCCGGGCTCTCCTGTGTCGGCATCATCAATGCCGAGACGGTGAAGTGGAACGCCAGCCCCGGCGTTACCCTCGGCTACATCTTCGCTGCGGTCGTCTGTGCGGCCTTCGCCCTGACCAGGCCGACCCGCCGCGAGAAGGAAGCCGACGAACTGCTGATGGACGCCGAGGAGGGCATCGCCGGATGA
- a CDS encoding Nicotinamidase-related amidase: MTAAPSTVTPSPTPTPTATADAGTEWRVGPVQAEPYSWPYDGSVSTANLAVINIDWQVDFCGAGGYVDRMGYDIALTRAGLPATAALLKTARETGMTVIHTREGHEPDLGDLPPNKKWRSAQIGAEIGSDGPCGRILVRGEPGWHIVPEVAPIPGEVIIDKPGKGAFYATNLDLVLRTKRITHIILTGITTDVCVHTTMREANDRGYECVILSDCTGATDPSNHAAALHMVTMQGGVFGCVSTSADIIAATRLTTGSAS; this comes from the coding sequence ATGACAGCCGCACCCTCCACCGTTACGCCCAGCCCGACCCCGACCCCGACCGCTACCGCGGACGCCGGCACCGAGTGGCGGGTCGGCCCCGTCCAGGCCGAACCGTATTCCTGGCCCTACGACGGGTCGGTGAGCACGGCGAATCTCGCCGTCATCAACATCGACTGGCAGGTCGACTTCTGCGGCGCCGGCGGCTACGTCGATCGGATGGGCTACGACATCGCCCTGACCCGGGCCGGGCTCCCCGCCACCGCGGCACTGCTGAAGACAGCGCGGGAGACCGGCATGACCGTCATCCATACCCGTGAAGGACACGAACCCGACCTCGGTGACCTCCCGCCGAACAAGAAGTGGCGTTCGGCTCAGATCGGGGCCGAGATCGGCAGCGACGGGCCCTGCGGACGCATCCTCGTCCGGGGCGAACCGGGGTGGCACATCGTTCCCGAGGTGGCTCCGATCCCCGGCGAGGTGATCATCGACAAGCCCGGAAAGGGCGCCTTTTACGCGACAAACCTCGATCTGGTGCTCCGGACCAAGCGGATCACGCACATCATTCTCACCGGCATCACCACCGACGTCTGCGTGCACACCACCATGCGCGAGGCGAATGACCGCGGCTACGAGTGCGTCATTCTCTCCGACTGCACCGGGGCAACCGACCCGTCGAACCATGCGGCGGCGCTGCACATGGTCACCATGCAGGGCGGCGTCTTCGGCTGTGTATCGACCTCCGCCGACATCATCGCAGCAACCCGACTGACGACTGGAAGTGCATCATGA
- a CDS encoding kumamolisin. Serine peptidase. MEROPS family S53 → MDEFPEHATADGGAPSADPPPEKRPADGLELRPVPGSGRLPAAGTTTVGPVDPNERVEVTLVLRRSNPLPEDYSEDLTPEEFAENYGASEADITLVTSTLTALGAEILQTHAPSRRVRIAGSAATLSRAFGTTLQQATSATPTAEGAHRHRTGELSVPAALDEVVTAVLGLDDRPQSRALLQVVPAAQVATSYTPLELAEIYEFPANTDGSGQTIAIIELGGGFGQADLDAYFASLNLRTPQVTAVGVDGASNVAGQDPNGADGEVLLDIEVAGAIAPGATILVYFAPNTDAGFLDAVSEAAHASPPPVAMSISWGQSEDGWTGQARTAMDNAFADAAALGVTVTAAAGDNGSSDTAGVAAGTPHVDFPASSPHVLACGGTTLHANTATATVTSEVVWNDGTAGGATGGGVSDAFGLPAWQQQVGVPAVSGRSGRGVPDVAAVADPRTGYQVRVDGSDLVIGGTSAVAPLWAGLVARMSQASGRRFGLLNQALYADGSSGTVPPGFRDITQGNNGAWPAGAGWDACTGLGVPIGSSLVAALEGQTPGG, encoded by the coding sequence ATGGACGAATTCCCGGAGCACGCAACAGCCGACGGCGGTGCACCCTCTGCCGACCCACCACCTGAGAAGCGACCCGCCGACGGGCTAGAACTCCGCCCAGTGCCGGGTAGCGGTCGCCTCCCCGCCGCCGGCACCACAACTGTCGGCCCAGTTGATCCAAACGAGCGGGTAGAGGTCACGCTTGTACTGCGTCGCAGCAACCCGCTTCCCGAGGACTACTCCGAGGACCTCACACCAGAAGAGTTCGCCGAGAATTACGGGGCTTCGGAGGCTGACATCACCCTCGTGACCTCGACCCTCACCGCCCTTGGCGCCGAGATCCTCCAGACCCACGCGCCATCGCGGCGGGTACGGATCGCCGGAAGTGCAGCAACACTGAGCCGGGCGTTCGGCACCACGCTGCAGCAGGCCACCTCCGCCACCCCGACCGCCGAAGGCGCCCACCGGCATCGCACCGGCGAACTCAGCGTCCCGGCCGCGCTCGACGAAGTAGTGACCGCGGTCCTCGGCCTCGATGATCGGCCGCAGTCACGGGCGCTGCTCCAAGTCGTTCCAGCCGCTCAGGTGGCCACCAGCTATACACCGCTGGAGTTAGCCGAGATCTATGAATTCCCAGCAAACACCGATGGATCCGGGCAGACGATCGCCATCATCGAACTGGGCGGTGGATTTGGCCAGGCGGACCTCGACGCCTACTTCGCGTCACTGAACCTACGCACCCCGCAGGTCACCGCGGTGGGCGTGGATGGAGCGAGCAACGTAGCCGGCCAGGATCCGAATGGCGCCGACGGTGAGGTGCTGCTGGATATCGAAGTCGCCGGTGCGATTGCCCCCGGGGCGACGATTCTCGTTTATTTTGCGCCCAATACCGACGCCGGATTCCTCGACGCGGTGAGCGAGGCGGCCCATGCCAGTCCGCCGCCCGTGGCGATGAGCATCAGTTGGGGGCAGAGCGAGGACGGCTGGACCGGGCAGGCCCGCACCGCGATGGACAATGCCTTCGCCGACGCCGCCGCGCTCGGCGTGACGGTGACGGCGGCGGCGGGCGACAACGGCAGCAGCGATACCGCAGGGGTCGCTGCCGGAACCCCACACGTCGATTTCCCAGCCTCGAGCCCACACGTACTGGCCTGCGGTGGCACCACATTGCATGCCAACACCGCCACCGCCACTGTCACGTCAGAGGTTGTCTGGAACGACGGCACCGCCGGTGGGGCGACCGGCGGCGGGGTAAGCGATGCGTTCGGCCTTCCGGCTTGGCAGCAGCAGGTCGGCGTCCCGGCGGTCTCAGGGCGTTCCGGCCGCGGAGTGCCGGATGTGGCCGCGGTGGCCGACCCGCGAACCGGCTACCAGGTTCGCGTGGATGGCAGCGACCTGGTGATCGGGGGCACCAGCGCGGTGGCTCCGCTCTGGGCCGGCTTGGTCGCCCGGATGAGCCAAGCCAGCGGGCGTCGCTTCGGCCTCCTCAACCAGGCCCTCTATGCCGACGGCAGCAGTGGCACCGTCCCACCGGGCTTCCGGGACATCACCCAGGGGAACAACGGCGCCTGGCCGGCCGGGGCGGGTTGGGATGCCTGCACCGGCCTCGGCGTCCCGATCGGATCGTCGCTGGTCGCCGCGCTCGAGGGGCAGACTCCGGGCGGCTGA